In Zonotrichia albicollis isolate bZonAlb1 chromosome 5, bZonAlb1.hap1, whole genome shotgun sequence, the genomic window ctgggagattgGAGGGTGGGCATTGGGGTGATGTGGGGTGATGTGGGGTGAAGGAGCTGGGTGAGGATTGTGAGGCCACCACCCACGGTGGTTTGGGGAACAATCTGCCCTCACCACAGCCCACCAGTGGACAATCTGCCTCTCACCTCCAGTCCAGGTGGGGAAGCTGAGCCAGGACGTGGTGGTGCGATGTGACACTGACACCTCAGAGCAGCACATCTCCTGGACACTGAACGGGGACGAGGAGCCCATGGCTGAGCTGGTGCCTGAGGGCCAGAAGCTCATCATCCTGGGCTTGGACCTGCCAGCCACGGGCAACtacagctgctgggctggccctgtcctgctggacaGCACCTACGTGGTGCTCAGCAACACCCGTAAGCAGGGCATGGCTGGGGTGATGGGGGTggagggatgaggagcaggGGATCCTGGTGCCCAGCCCGTGGGCatgagggctgtggggagcccCTTGCAGGGAGGGGGCACCACCCCTGACCAGCCACCCCTGAACCCCTCAGGCGAGGAGGAGATCAACGTGTCCTGCCAGGCTGAGTCCTACAACGGCTCCTTCCGCTGCTCCTGGCCCGGGCCCGCCTCTGCCATCTTCCGTGCCCGCCTCATCCGCAGGTGGGTGCCCctcgggaccccccaaacccacgGCAGCACCAGGGGCACCCCGCCCTGAGCGCTGcccacccctccctccccacagcGACGGCTCCGTGGGGCCCTGGGTGCCCGTGGCCGGTGAGCAGGGCCGCTTCAACGCCAGCCTGGCAGATCCCCTGTTCTGCCCCTTCGGCGAGGAGCTGCGCCCGCTCCAGCTCCACCTGGAGGGGCTCTCGGACACCTCCTACCTCAACCTCTCCCGCCATTTCTTCCTCCGCGATATCGGTGAGCTCAGGGCGGGAGAAGCGGGGTGGAGGGGTCTAAAAGGCACGGAAGGCTCCGTGGGGAGGgtctcagcccctgctctgagcGCCCTCTGTCCGCAGTGCGTCCTGACCCGCCCCAGGAGCTGATGCTGCAGCAGCGgggggagcagctccagctggccTGGGCCCCCCCGGCCTCCTGGCCGCTCCCCAAGTCCTACTTTGCGCTGCTCTACCACCTGCAGTACGAGCTCCACAACGGCACCCAGGTAACGGGGATGGGGGGTCTCTGCCCCGGCGGGACCAACACAGGCTGCCCCAtgtgcccacccagccctgtgcccaccctgcgctgtgcccacccagcccctgccccatccctgcctgagAAGATgctcagccacagctcctcctcactctgCCTCTTCCCCTCCTGGAGTGATGAATTGTCACCcaggctgtcactgctgctctccccagcGCTGCCGGGCTCAGGGGGTGCTGTGCCCCCCTCCCCAGACCATGCCCTGTCCCTTTGCAGGTTGAGCAGTTCGTGGAGGGCGCGGAGGAGGCGCCGGTGccggcgggagcggggcgggtgcgGATCAGCTGCCGGGACCCCTACACGCCCCCGGCCTGGAGCCCCTGGAGCGCCTGGATGGGCCTCGGTGCACCCCAATAACTGCGGCTTGGAGGGTGCTGACCCCACAGCCGGGCACCTCCTGTCCCCAGAACCCCCTTCCCTTTACAGCTCggaaaaggattttttccccctaataaAACTCAGGGATTGGCTTTGCCACCACAAACTCTGCTCGGTgtgtgtggggagggggctgcggCACAGAACTCTGCCTGGCTGGGACAGGCTCCACCcgtgctccagcccagctcggGGACAGGTGGGGTAGAGGgtccccacaccctgcccagcTACACATGGCTTTCCTGAACTTCCCCAACCCTCAAAAAccctcccagctgtgccttCTTTCTGCCGACTGTGGTGGGACAACGTCcccaggcacaggagcagctccccgCCCCAAATCCCGGGGAGCAGAATCCCATCCTGACCCCATCCCCAAATCCCGGGGAGCAGGATCCCATCCCGACCCCATCCCCACATCCCGGGGAGCAGAATCCCATCCTGACCCCATCAGGATCTCATCCTGACCCCATCCCCACATCCCGGGGAGCAGAATCCCACTGTGACCCCGTCCCCACAACATCCTGAAGAGCAGGATCCCATCCTGACCCCGTCCATCCCCACATCCCGGGGAGCAGGATCCCCCATCCTGACCCCAAAGCACCGCTGACAGTGTGGGGAGGATCAGGGACTCCCCATTCCCTACTGGGGGGGCTCAGTTCTTCCCGAAGCCGCTGCCCCACAATGCGCCCCCTCAGTGTCCCAGCTCGGGGCCGAGGGGCTGCACCAGGAGGGAACCCAGAcccctccctgagccccccaccCCACCACAGCCCCCCGGAGCACAGCCGGGAGTGCTGCCCACCCCCCTCCAGCCGCGCCGGCTCCGGGTGATGCCACGGGGCTTTATTGAGGTGCTTCCACAGGGGTCTGGGCCGGGACCCCCGCCCCGGAGAGGCTGGTGAGTGTGAGACCCCACGGGCGCCGCCCTCCCGGGGCTCCCGGGCCAGGCGGGCACAAGTCCGGGGCACCCGTGGAAcggggggacagagggaccgGGGCTCCGTCAGTCCAGAGAGCTCCCGAGGGTCCCAGGGAACCGGGGTGCAGGAATCGGGGGTCTGGGGTCCGGCGGAGGAACCGGGGGCCGGTGGTGGGGCTGAGGGTCCGGTCCCGGCACCGTGGCTCCGGTGGTAACGGCAGGGCCGGGCTCCGGCGGTGGCACCGGGGCTCACGGCGGGGCCAAGCCGCCCAGGCGGAGCTCCTCGCTCTCCAGCATCTCCCTGGAAAAGAAGGGCCGAGCTAAGCCCCtcgccccccgtgccccccgcgcccccctcGCGTACCGGTACGCGGCGATCTCCGCCTCCAGCGCCATCCGCAGCCGCAGCAGCGCCGGGTACTCCCGCAGGCACCGGGCCATCTCCGCCTCCGCCGCCCCGATCTCCCGCTCCAGCTCCGCCACCCGCTCCTGAGCCGGGCCGTCAGCAgcgccggggccgcggggcgACCCCCGGGATCCCCCGCACACAGAGacccccacagggacccccgACATCCCTCCAGACCCCCCGGCCCGACCCCCGATCCGCAGGGACCCCCAGTCCCGGCCCGAACCCCACCTAAACGGACTCCCGGCGCCCCTACACGGACCCCGCCCCACACGGACCCATGCAGGGACCCCCGCTCACAGTGacccccacagggacccccggCCCGACCCCCGATCCGCACGGACTCCCGGCCTCTGGAACTCCGCACCGCCCCCCGCCCCACACGGACCCACGGGACCCCCAAACCCGCCCCGACACCCGGCCCACACAAACCCCCGCTACCGGTCCCACCTGAACTCCCCCATCCCTCCCGGGGCCCCCCACTTCCATCCGGACCCCTGACCCCCGCCCCTCCCCGTCCCCACCCTccttctccccatccctccGGGCATCCAGCTCCAAACATCCATCCTCCCAAAAACAtccaccctcctcctcctcctcccatcccccgctccctcccagccccccgggcgcccccccagccccgcaccTGGTACTTGGCCAGCTCCCCGCTCCGCCGGTCCCGCAGCCCCTCCAGCTGCCGGTGTAACGCGCCCACCGCGCCCCGCAACGCCTCCACCTCGGCGGCTCGGGCTCGCAGCAGCCTCCGGTAACCGGCGGCCTCGGCACGGGCACGGAGCACCGCCTCGCCGCCGCCCCAGCGGCACCGGGGCCGGCCCTCGGCCGCGCTCATGCCGGTGGTAATGCGGTCCCACCCCTCCGCGTCACGGAACCGCAGCCAATCCCGCCGATACCGGGGGAACGGCTCCTCCCGGTAGCGGCGGAGAGGGGGAGCCCGCAGAAGGCTGTCCCCCGATAGTGGGAGGAGGGGAGAAGCCTGTCCCCCAAAAGTGGGgtgaggggctgcagcatcGCGGGTTGGGGGCAAGGTCGAGTTCAGGGTCAAGGTCACCGCTGTTATCCCCCCTCCCCATGCCCTTCATCCTCTCCATCACCATCAACAGAGGCTGGAGTCGGGCTGGATGGTCCTGGAGGGGGTCACTGGGGAGGGGGTGCAGAGATTTGACAGAAGAAGGCGGGGTTCAGCCCCTCCGCACCCCACGAGTGTCCTGTGGGTCACACCCGGGCTCAGTCTGTGGGAGGTGACACCGGGGACAGtcagggattgggatggggagcACCCCGAGCCCATGGCGGGGGCTGCACGGGCATGTCCAGGCCCTGGGAGCTGTCAGACCATGGGGGGAGGGCCGGGGGCTCAGTCTGTCAGTCTGTCCCACCACGGGGTGGGGCCCCAAGTCCTTGGTGCACAGATGGAAGGCGGAGGCGGCAAACTCCGACCGGGATAAGGCAAACGGTGCGGGTGGGGCAGACCCCACTGCCAGGGTGGGGGGGCTTCCAGCACCAGGAATGGGAGCTCCAGGTGGGCTGGAGGCTGTGGagcccatggagctgctggtgggggAGCTGCAGAACCCTGCCAGGTGTGGGGGCCCATCCCTGGGCTCTCAGGGCTCcgggcagggagctgcaggtgtgCAGGGGGTGTAGaggcccagcccttggctcCCCCGGGGCTGAGCAGGGGGCTACAGACATTTTTAGGGTGCAGGGGTTCATCCCTGGGCTCCTGAGGAGCAGACAGGGGCTGCAGAAGTCCATAGGGCATTGGGGGTCCATCCCTGGGCTCTTGGGGAGCAgacaggggctgcagaggtccAGAGAGCATGGGGGTTCAGCCCTGGGCTCATGAGGAGCAgacaggggctgcagaggtccATAGGGCATTGGGGGTCCATCCCTGGACTCCTGGGGGTCCATAGGGCATGGGGGTCCATCCCTGGGCTCCAGGTGGGGTCCATAGGGCATGGGGGTCCATCCCTGGGCTCTtggggagcaggcagggggCTGCCCACAGCAGTGCTCCAGGTGGGGTTTGCTGAAGCTTTGAGTCCAACCACAGGGGCACGGCCTCACTTCTGGGGGgctccccatggcagggagggggcTGCCAGTGCGGGGCTCTCTCTCAGGaagctgcagccccttccctgccatGCTCCAGGCTCAGAGCCCACCGGGCTCCCGGTGCCACCTCCCGGCACATCGGCAGCGCCCTCACACCACAGAGGCCACCCCGGAGACCGACGTCACCTTGTTGTCCTCggcccagggctggaggttCTGCAGGGCGTAGAGGGaggagttgtgcatgcacagcGGGTCCTGGGGCAgcggctgtgccaggctcttcTGGAAggcctcctgctgcaggtgcagcatcAGCCGGTTGGCCTGCTGCCGCTCGGCCTCGCGCTCCTCCGCCGTCTGCCGCCTGCACACACGCACACAGCGCTGGCACCGGCCGCAGATGGcactgtcccttgtccccttgTTACTGCCATGGGACACGTGCCACAGCGCCACCAGAGAGGGCACAGCAAGGCACAGGGGAGGCCATGGTGGTGCCATCCatccccagttcatcccagtcccaGCCTCTCCCAGAATGCGGGGTTCGCTGCTGGAgggatgtggggtttggggctgcCAGAGGGATATCAGGGTCATAAGGATATTGGGGTGGCTGCCAGAGGAATTCTGGGGTCATAGGGATATTGGGGTTGCTGCCAGAGGGATATTGGAGTGGCTGTCATAGGGTTTATGGGGTGTGTGACAGAGGAATATATTGGGGTGGCTATCAGAGGGATATATTGGTGTGGCTACCATAGGGATATATTGGAGTGTCTGCTGGAAGGATATTGGGGTGTCTGCCACAGGGATATTGCGGTCATAGGAATATTGGGGTTGCTGCCAGAGGGATATTGATGTGTTTGCCAGAGGGATATGGGGTGGCTGTCACGGGGATATTGGGGTGGCTGccagagggattttggggtcataGGGATATTGGGGTGTCTGCCAACGGGATATATTGGGGCGGCTGCCAGAGGGACATATAGGAGTGTCTGCCAGAGGGATATTGGGGTGGCTGCCAGAGGCATACTGAGGTGGCTGCCAGAGGAATATATTGGGGTGTCTGCCAGAGGGACACATAGGGGTGGGTGTTAGAGGGATATCGGGGGGTCTACCAGAAGGATATATTGGGGTGTCTGCCAGAGGGACACATAGGCGTGGCTGTTAGAGGGATATTGGGATGGCTGTCAGAGGGTGTCTATTGAGGTGTCTGCAGCAGGGATATTGGGGTCATAGAGGTATTGGGGTGGCTTTCAGAAGGATATTGTTGTGTTTCCCAGAGGGATATGGTGTGGCTGCCtgagggatttattggggtGGCTGGCAGGGATATTGGGGTGGCTGTCGGAAGGATATTGAGGTGTCTGTCAGAGGAATATATTGGTGTGTCTGCCAGAGGGACACATGGGGGTGGCTGTTAGAGGGATATTGTAGTGTCTACCAGAGGGGTGCGAGCATCACGGTTGTGGcagctgtcccagggctgtccctgttaCCTCCACTTGGTGCGGCGGTTCTGAAACCAGGTCTTGACCTGGGCGTCCGTCATCTTGAGGGCCTTGGCCAGGGTGGCGCGCTCGGCCGAGGCCAGGTACTTCTGGCGGTGGAAGCGCTTCTCCAGCTCGCAGATCTGCACCCGGGAGAAGGACGTGCGCGGCTTCTTGCGCTTGGGCGGCGTCCGGTTCTGGTACGGGTGCCCGATGCGCCGCGTCACCGCGAAAGGCGACAGCGCGGCTGCGGGGACAGCGGCGTCAGGGGGCGCTGGGGTCACCCCagcaaagcacagcagggcaggacccTGGGGGATGGCGGGAGGCTCGGGGGCACACGGGGATGGGGAGTGCCAGGGGAGCCACCAGTGCTGCCTGGGAGAGTAGGGAAGGGGGACACCCAGAGTTTTCCCCactttggggacatgggggcagCTCAAGGCATGGCATGAGGGAGGATCTGTCCCCTTTCCTACCCCACGGCACAGtcactcccccagccctgcgaTGGGCACTGGAATGTTGGGGTGGATGGGCTGGCCCggtcacagccctgctgcaggattATCGAGCCCGGCTGCACAAACCCACCCTCCCCTCACACCGAGCCCGAGGAGCCTCCGGGGCACTGCAAGGACTGCCCAGCCCTGTCCGTGAGGGTACGGGACCACAGAAACTGTTGGGAGGCAGACAGTGTCTCTTTCCATGGGCCAGGCAAGGGGATGTCAATGCCCAGCTGAGGTGTGAACCATCCCTGCTGAGGCCAACATGCCATATCCCAAACCCAGAAGCTGCAAGACCTGCAGGGAGCATCAGAGCAGCATAGAGGACAGCGAAGGTTTGGCAGGCTCAGCCCCCAACACCCACACCCCTCCTGCTCTGGCAGCAACCTTGGCCAAGCCATGATCCTACAGCACCACATCCCCGTGGCACCATGGCACCACAGCCGCCACCAGGGCCACGCTGCGTGGGCAGggctgcacatggccaggaccATGGGTTGGCCATGGGGCTACATCcgcccatggcacagggacgTGGGGCACAGCCCACAGCACCCCAGGGACTCCCTGGCACCCACAGACCCTCCCTCCCACCCGTGCCCAGGAGgccacctgggctgggggagccgtGGAGCCGTGCAGCCGGGGGGACGGGCATGGTTAGAGCAGGTGGAGCCAGGGGGGACAGAGGCCCCCAAGCCCCCTCCCCGCATGGGTGGCCTCTCAGCGGGaccagctgcctcctgcccgCAGCCCACCCCAAGGCCAAGGTGCTGAGTGATGCCTGCGGCTGAGAGACCCcgtgctggggaggggctgcccCATCCACCCAAGGCTGGCGCCAGGCAGGAGACAAGGACGTCACCCGCCACCCGCCACCCCTGCGCGGGGACCGTGCTTCGTCACCGCTGCCATGGCGGGGTGGGCCGGGAGGTGAACACGGTTCTGCTGGCGCCCAGGTGGGACCCCCACAGTCCTCAGTGTCCTGCCCCAGACCCCCCCATGGCCCACACGGCCGGGACTCGGCCCCCAGCCCCGCACGGCCTCCAGCCTTGTCCCCACATGCGGCCACACGCTGTGGACGTGGCAGTGCCGCCATCTTGGGCGGGAGCGGAGCCGAGCCAGGCCGGGGGTCCCCAGCAGCCACACACGGCCCCAGTGCTCGGGACCCCAACCTCAGcacccctcctgctcctggggtgCAGCAAGCAGCAcccccaccccagcactgcGGATCAGCCCCAGCACGGCGCTCAGCCCCGGCCACATCAGCAGCACCTCAACCCCTCTCTGCCTCCACAACCCCGCatggctgccctgggctctcccACAGCGCTGGCACTGTGAGTTCCACACCGATCCCGGCACGTTCAGATCTGGGATCCCATCCCCAGACACCCCCAGGTACCCCTGCACCCCCATTCTCGGGGTTCACAAGGCATGGGACATTGCTCTGTGCATGGAGGGGCTTTATCCTCAGTCCCACGGAGGGTTCCCCACCCTGCACTgtgtcc contains:
- the LOC141729092 gene encoding interleukin-12 subunit beta-like, whose translation is MLALLGLLLFLVPAQALTAFPPKFQVGKLSQDVVVRCDTDTSEQHISWTLNGDEEPMAELVPEGQKLIILGLDLPATGNYSCWAGPVLLDSTYVVLSNTREEEINVSCQAESYNGSFRCSWPGPASAIFRARLIRSDGSVGPWVPVAGEQGRFNASLADPLFCPFGEELRPLQLHLEGLSDTSYLNLSRHFFLRDIVRPDPPQELMLQQRGEQLQLAWAPPASWPLPKSYFALLYHLQYELHNGTQVEQFVEGAEEAPVPAGAGRVRISCRDPYTPPAWSPWSAWMGLGAPQ
- the LOC141729093 gene encoding alpha-internexin-like, translating into MSAAEGRPRCRWGGGEAVLRARAEAAGYRRLLRARAAEVEALRGAVGALHRQLEGLRDRRSGELAKYQERVAELEREIGAAEAEMARCLREYPALLRLRMALEAEIAAYREMLESEELRLGGLAPP